One segment of Pseudobacteriovorax antillogorgiicola DNA contains the following:
- a CDS encoding ATP-binding protein — MNRFRDNVIKRWLPLEQLAAFLTLILGGAVILGWHLESRSLIQVSSQFVPMQYNTALGFTLLSIGLVLHSKFRTVGLLTGLCLAALALMTIAQYLWSQDFGIDQMFMNHYITTKTSYPGRMAPNTAMCFAIMSVLLLVQSCYPNRKKRVPLKSTLSTIVMFLAAPPFLGYLMSVDPVFGWQKYTNMAIHTSSGFLVLSLAHSIGNLRRIDLRQSSRVAIALGWAVFLSFYLFGLQFAESEQKKLGAFLERSADASLSKFDVTMAQSLLAFQRQSERLGRRGVESLESWMADAKDYVLDFQELEAIYLLDDTGEILASFPKGRGFTKSLSFDSYNRPGARLVVTADETSVAALATVFDQRSGRKYHLLYKINPEKLFQDLSKSSRSEDRNFALTVRNHRDHIIYQEPRLQNAQSPLYLSTFRQYQRDEVRWSLYFSASPALMAEIDTNYPELVIFLGAIIGFLSSLAYASTMRTRHLLQLSEIRGKKLEVAIEEKSRFLANISHEIRTPLNAIIGMADIIFSEVKDPILQKQLASIQSSGDLLLAIINDVLDLSKIEAGKLSLENIPFSIDVLLEEVLQALGPKASNNGTILSTNGESLGWTNGDPYRLKQVLFNLVGNAIKFCQEGQVVMSYHEEIRNDQRWVCLAITDNGIGIAPEKLPKIFAAFSQSDELSTRAFGGTGLGLAISQAIVKQWGGYIHVQSVLKVGTTFTVNLPAPKIDPPQSRLIDRSGVGVYSELEILVVDDNELNREIFTKYLAKLGLDADQAKNGHEALVKVKQKNYDLILMDCHMPEMDGFEATRRIKENLGESAPFIIALTASAMKEDREKCADAGMDDFLGKPLKHKVLKEKLLELYGPESLTKTG; from the coding sequence ATGAATAGGTTCAGGGACAACGTCATTAAGCGATGGTTGCCACTAGAGCAGCTAGCTGCATTTCTGACTTTGATTCTGGGTGGGGCTGTGATCTTGGGTTGGCACTTGGAGTCAAGGTCCTTGATACAAGTGAGCTCGCAGTTTGTGCCCATGCAATACAACACAGCCCTTGGATTCACTCTACTGAGTATAGGGCTAGTCCTCCATTCTAAGTTCCGGACGGTTGGGCTTCTCACTGGGTTATGCCTCGCTGCACTTGCTCTGATGACCATTGCACAGTATCTTTGGTCGCAAGATTTCGGCATCGATCAAATGTTTATGAACCACTATATCACTACTAAGACATCTTACCCTGGGCGCATGGCTCCAAATACGGCCATGTGCTTTGCGATTATGAGTGTCCTTCTGTTGGTACAGTCGTGCTATCCCAATAGAAAAAAAAGAGTGCCTCTAAAATCCACCTTGTCGACGATTGTGATGTTTCTTGCAGCTCCACCATTTCTCGGTTATTTGATGTCTGTGGACCCGGTGTTTGGCTGGCAGAAATATACGAACATGGCAATCCACACATCCAGTGGTTTTCTTGTTTTGAGCTTAGCTCATTCCATTGGAAACTTAAGGCGGATCGACCTTAGGCAATCGAGTCGCGTTGCTATTGCTCTTGGTTGGGCAGTGTTTTTGAGCTTTTATCTTTTCGGGCTTCAGTTTGCAGAATCAGAACAAAAAAAGTTAGGGGCTTTTTTAGAACGCTCCGCAGATGCCTCACTTTCAAAGTTCGACGTGACTATGGCGCAAAGTCTTCTAGCCTTTCAAAGGCAGTCGGAAAGATTAGGTAGGCGTGGGGTAGAGTCTCTTGAATCGTGGATGGCTGATGCTAAAGACTACGTATTAGATTTTCAAGAGCTGGAGGCTATCTATCTCCTAGACGATACAGGAGAGATCCTTGCATCATTTCCAAAAGGTCGCGGGTTCACTAAGAGCCTATCGTTTGATTCCTATAACCGTCCTGGTGCTCGGCTAGTTGTTACTGCTGATGAAACCTCAGTGGCAGCGCTAGCCACTGTATTTGATCAGAGATCGGGTAGAAAGTATCATCTGTTATATAAAATTAATCCCGAAAAATTGTTCCAAGATCTGTCAAAATCATCCCGGTCCGAAGACCGAAATTTTGCATTGACTGTTAGGAACCATCGGGACCACATCATTTATCAAGAACCTCGATTACAGAACGCTCAATCCCCACTGTACCTATCAACCTTTAGGCAATACCAAAGGGATGAGGTTCGCTGGTCGCTTTACTTTAGTGCGTCACCAGCTTTAATGGCTGAAATCGATACTAATTACCCCGAACTTGTCATATTTTTAGGTGCTATTATAGGCTTCCTAAGCTCCCTAGCGTACGCATCAACCATGAGAACAAGGCACTTGCTACAGTTAAGCGAGATTCGAGGTAAAAAACTTGAAGTCGCCATCGAGGAAAAATCTCGATTTCTTGCTAACATAAGCCATGAGATTCGTACGCCTCTCAATGCGATAATAGGAATGGCTGATATCATTTTCAGTGAAGTGAAAGACCCGATCTTGCAAAAGCAGTTAGCTTCGATTCAATCTTCTGGGGATCTACTTCTAGCGATCATCAATGACGTTTTGGATCTTTCGAAAATCGAGGCCGGCAAGCTTAGCCTTGAAAATATTCCTTTTAGCATCGATGTCTTGCTGGAAGAAGTGCTGCAAGCATTAGGGCCCAAGGCCTCAAATAACGGCACGATACTTAGCACCAATGGCGAAAGCCTCGGTTGGACAAATGGCGACCCCTATCGCCTCAAGCAAGTTCTCTTTAATCTGGTTGGTAATGCCATCAAATTCTGCCAAGAAGGGCAGGTTGTGATGTCCTACCACGAGGAGATTCGAAACGACCAACGATGGGTTTGCTTAGCAATCACAGATAACGGCATCGGCATTGCCCCAGAGAAGCTACCTAAGATATTCGCTGCTTTTTCACAGTCAGACGAGCTTTCAACCCGAGCCTTTGGTGGAACGGGACTTGGTCTAGCCATTTCGCAAGCTATTGTCAAGCAATGGGGCGGCTACATCCATGTTCAAAGTGTGTTGAAGGTAGGGACCACGTTTACTGTAAATCTACCTGCTCCCAAAATTGATCCGCCACAAAGCAGGCTGATTGATCGCAGTGGAGTAGGTGTCTATTCCGAATTAGAAATTCTTGTGGTTGACGACAATGAGTTGAACCGAGAGATCTTCACAAAATACCTGGCGAAACTTGGTTTGGATGCAGATCAGGCTAAGAACGGCCATGAAGCACTCGTCAAAGTTAAGCAGAAAAACTATGACTTGATCTTGATGGACTGTCACATGCCCGAGATGGATGGTTTTGAAGCCACCCGTCGGATAAAGGAAAACCTAGGAGAGTCAGCTCCCTTTATTATAGCTTTAACCGCTAGTGCGATGAAGGAAGATCGTGAGAAGTGCGCTGATGCTGGAATGGATGACTTTCTAGGTAAACCTCTAAAGCACAAGGTTCTTAAAGAAAAACTCCTTGAGCTGTATGGACCCGAATCTCTGACAAAGACTGGGTGA
- a CDS encoding GTP-binding protein yields MFFQLALNGLIKGLAILQVLAYKSMIVYKLENFGNQNNRTCLGKASFTKMLSVFVSERLVDYKSILIESNAVQEAVIVIVGFLGVGKTTLLTRLVQEYLKANWQPYIILNDYQNAVLDSQRFLEFLQPDQIQALSGSCICCSGVVELRRQLNSIPERKHGVTFIEANGTSDACSLMEFLGVGLKEQFLPPIQISVVDVQNWQKRGYHNELEANQVQVSSLVVLNHAANVSPNRVERVKADIASLNSSASFKTWSELDSLSLPNLKASNNSADQMDHKKAHWASCSVDLPDPIDSKKLIGILESLPDTILRVKGCTRMDQDEHYSYFEKIPSGDIVVRPYRGTLASGTKLLVVGPGSDPEKLRQIIDGA; encoded by the coding sequence ATGTTTTTCCAGTTGGCTCTCAATGGACTTATTAAGGGCTTAGCTATTCTGCAAGTACTTGCATATAAGTCTATGATCGTCTATAAGTTGGAGAATTTTGGAAACCAAAATAACCGAACCTGTCTTGGAAAAGCTAGCTTTACGAAAATGCTTTCGGTTTTCGTTTCCGAACGGCTGGTGGACTATAAATCCATATTGATAGAGAGTAATGCTGTGCAAGAAGCTGTTATTGTCATTGTTGGTTTTTTAGGAGTTGGCAAAACAACTCTTTTGACACGACTTGTTCAAGAGTATCTCAAGGCAAATTGGCAACCATATATTATTTTGAACGACTACCAGAACGCAGTGCTAGACTCTCAAAGGTTCCTTGAGTTTCTGCAACCGGACCAAATTCAGGCCCTGAGCGGCAGCTGCATCTGTTGTAGCGGGGTGGTTGAACTGCGAAGGCAACTGAACTCTATTCCTGAGAGGAAGCATGGAGTCACCTTTATCGAGGCAAATGGCACCTCAGATGCTTGCTCGTTGATGGAGTTTCTTGGGGTTGGTCTAAAGGAGCAATTTTTGCCTCCCATCCAAATATCTGTCGTTGACGTCCAAAACTGGCAAAAACGAGGCTACCACAACGAGCTCGAAGCAAATCAAGTACAAGTTTCCTCCTTGGTAGTCCTCAATCATGCAGCCAATGTTTCACCTAATAGAGTCGAACGAGTCAAGGCAGATATTGCGAGCCTTAACTCCTCAGCTTCCTTCAAGACATGGAGTGAGTTAGATAGCCTGAGCCTGCCAAACCTGAAAGCATCCAATAACTCAGCTGACCAAATGGATCATAAGAAAGCCCATTGGGCCTCTTGCTCAGTTGACTTACCTGATCCTATTGACTCCAAAAAATTGATAGGAATACTAGAATCACTTCCAGATACCATATTGCGGGTGAAGGGCTGCACTAGGATGGATCAAGACGAACATTACTCTTATTTTGAGAAGATACCTTCTGGAGACATCGTTGTCAGACCGTACAGAGGAACATTGGCATCGGGAACAAAACTTCTGGTGGTCGGCCCCGGCAGCGACCCTGAGAAGCTTAGACAAATCATAGATGGTGCCTAA